tcgcAGCGGGGACAAAGGCTCGGCCTCCAGCTTCCACGCCCACTGACGCATGCGGGAAAGACGACGCACGCGAGGAACTGTCTCCTGGAGGGTCGGACGTCGAAGGaggagcggaggcggcgctcccaggggaagacgaagcagctgAGCGGTAGCCCGACGGTCCCCATCGACGCGGTCctacagagggagaggccaCAGAGAGCGCCACGAGTCTGTGTAGAACCAAGGAGACTTTCCCTCGATGATTTGGGGATTGACAGATCAAGACAACAGGTTTTCGTGAGgcggcggggagagagggtgGGGGGTGAGGGGGGGCGGGGTTCTGAGTAGCTGTTAAGGAGGGGCACATCTTTttgggtgcatgcagattgGGAAGCAAAGGGCATACAGAAAAGCGGGTGAGGAGCAGAGGCGTCGCTGCGCAAATCGActctgtttgcatgcgcatggGGAGGTGAAGTTCTTCGACCTCCACATTCGTTTTTCTGTGAAGCCGAGCTCCCGCTCTGCCGTTCCACCGGTTCTCACCTTGGACCTGGAAcccgcctttttcctctgcggcCTCGTCCGGCCCTCGTCCCGCAGCTGTCCCCGCGCCGTTCAGTCCCGTCGACGGTGAAACGCGCTCCgcagcgccgcgcgcgtGGGCTCCAACGACTGCGGTCGACGGCGCCCGCGGCGGCGCGTAAGGCGCGAAGTTCAATGAGGGCGCGACCGGCTCCTAGAAACAGACGCACAGAACCCTTCGAGGCAAAAATCACGCCccacacgcagagacgcgcaggaaaCGGACATGTGCACATACACTGGTACGTACCAGTAGACTGCGGCACCAGGATACATGCCCAGATATGTGAATCgatacgcatgcatgcgatatatgtatacacatcGATAGGCGAAGGGCTGCTCAGTGCGTGTACAGGGTTCTGGATACAGGAAGCGGGATGTAGATGCGTTGATTCCTTTGTGACTGCGTGCTGACTTGCTGTTTCGGTGGCGCCGAAATGAGCGCTCGATCGCCTTCCTGTTTCACTCGCTGGTGGGGTGGCCTGTATCTCTTCCCTCCCGCAGCCACGCTCTCCTCCACGAAAGCCTGGACACAGAAAGCAAAAAAGTACGAATCGAttcgaagaaaaagagcacATGAAGTCACAACTCGATATACCCAGTTAATGTACCTTTGCGTTTTCAgacgcacatatatatatatatatatatatacatacatatgcgAATAGGAGCATtaatatacatacataacaTATATAGGCGATTATACGCTCAGATAGAGATgaagatgagagagaggtacatgcatatacatgaGCGCGAGAAAACATGTTAAGCGCAGGGGCGCTGTGCATTCCTGGAGAAACATAGCAACAAGAGATTTCTTTCGGCTTGTCACTGCGTTGTGATTTTGTCATGGGAACGAAAATCGGAGCCACGCGGGCATCTACTTAAATATCGATTCGCATGCATCAAAAGGCATCtccagatgcatgcagatgcccGGGCTGAGGGAGGCGCGTCGCGTTTCATCTGCCTCTGATCTTGTCAAGACGCTACCAAATGTAAAATACACGGAAAACAGAATTTTAAACGTAAAGTGCGAACGGCCTTTGCGATGCCGGGGGTAGTAGCCCTGAGTGTCTTATCCTTCTGcacgagggaaaacggctTTCTGTGGAGCTTCTGCAAAGTTCTGAGCGCgtccgcctcctctgtctctgcagggTTTGCGAGCCTCCAAACCTTCACCTTTTTCCTCCGCACTTACGTTCAGGAATGGCAAGTTCCGGTCGACTTGCACATCTTCTGTGGAGGCATCGAAGGGGAAGACGTCTctgcagaggaaaaaaagggaagtctcgtctcttcgcaAGAAACCGGGGGGGCGACatgcgagaaggcgacaaacgCGCGCACAGACGGCGCGCACGAACAGGCAactgagaaaagagagaaagaagtgcctctcttgcctctccgttttcgtcctctcgtctctatgtttccttgtcttctccccttGACCTTTCActtccgctgtctcgtttcctctctgcgaccGATCTATCGACGCatccccccttccccccctccNNNNNNNNNNNNNNNNNNNNNNNNNNNNNNNNNNNNNNNNNNNNNNNNNNNNNNNNNNNNNNNNNNNNNNNNNNNNNNNNNNNNNNNNNNNNNNNNNNNNCCCCCCAAAACGCGGCAACTGCCCCCTGACTTCCTCTTGGGACACGAACCTACACGCAGCTCTcccgaggcagaagcgtACGCATTTAGTAGACATACACACGCGTGTATAACGCTACATTCAGTAGCGTacgtgcacatgcacataaccgcgtttttctgtACATAATTCCTGCAGAGAAGTGCTCGTTGAACGCCTGCGTCTATGGACACCTCGCTCGCTCTTTTCACGGATTTCCCGCGCACCTGAGCACCTGCCAGGGGACCAgctggaggaggaggaggccGCGAAAACAGCGCTCTTGTACCTCCGGCGGCGTGGcgagctgtctctgttgctTCTGAAGGAGATGGAGGAGCCCCGCAGGCAGGCCGCGAGCCTTCGACCGTCCCTGCTCAGTCGAACTTCGCGCGTCCACCGCCGCTCCGGAGCCCAACGCGCACCGCCCGTAGAACACGCACAGCTTCAGAATGGCTGAAAGGATCCACGCCTGCGTCGTCGGGTCTTCATACGTCCTGCAGCACGCAAACAGTCAAAAACCGCAAAGACGcaaacatgcatatacacgcaAACGCAAGGAGAACGTGCACGCACGCGAATATACTTATAGGTAGCTATGTTTGTGCCGGAGTATCCGAACCGCTTATCGGGACTGGATTaccgaagaaggggagaaatgctcgtccttcttcgcttcacTTGTGCGTTCTctgttgcatgcgtgtgccGTCAATCGAAAACTTGTGCAACACACAGTTGTGCTACCGCCAAAGAGACGCCGCACGGCCTGTACACACGGTTGGACGTGGATGTGCACACGGCCGCTCTTCCACCTTATGAACGGATAGACGTAGAAAAAATCGAAGAGCCGTGAGATAGACGAGGTGTTAAGGCCGAAAAGGGCaatgagaagaaagaaaagcagtTGTGGCTCTTTACCTCTCGAGGCACGACGCGAGAAGATCGATGACAGATTCCCCTGCATGGCAGTAGCCGCCGAACTCGCCGAGCACCCAGCTGACAACCTGGAAAAAGTGAAAAGCATTCGAAAGACACAAAGACGGAGGCTACTCTGCACACAGCGCGAAGTCTGCGCagttttctttcccgttccGAGTGCATTTTCTCacaccgtctctctgtcttctcctttcgagttgtcgcggcgccttcgcgacATCCGTCTTGCCCCACTCATCTGTgcgtcccccccccccccccatgGGCCCCGGTTTCCGTCCGTTTTTGCGAGCTTTTTCCCTGCGCACCTGCATCAGCACATCGGGGATCaccagcttcttccgctccagCAGCGCAACCATGTCGTTGACGGCGTATTCGCGGAATTCGCggtctgtttcctcgttctccgtcGGGCCTTCCGCCACGAGCTGCAGCAGGGAGTAGGCCGTCGAGTAGCACAGGCCTGCGGCCAGGTTGCcagctgtcgagacacccgcgagGCCCCGCAGCGCTCCCGAGTTCGCGcccgaagacgcgagcggcagagacggacCGCTGACCTCCAAGACGCACAAAATCGTCTCCAAAAACCAACGCGGATCCGGCGAATATCtggaaggcgaaagcgagCACAGACGGGGCATGCAGCAAACCCAGaaaatgagagagagagagaaagcagggaaagggaaaagagagagcgaaagaggaaagaacgagggaacgagagagagagaaaaagagcgaaagacagaaagagagaacgaacaggagagagaaacacagagcgagaaagagacacaaaacgaagacaagaaggggaaaggagagagaatggGCGAGAGAAATGAATCAGGAAGGCAAGCAAAGACAGCCGTCGGTTTCCACCCCGCCAAGGGACACGGGGTGAGACGCCGCGACcgcctgcgcgtttcttcgcgttttctgcacGCCTCACCTCTCAGCGAGCATGATGATTTTCTGGACGAGGTTTGCGCGAAGATGTGCGTCGACAGTCGCGCGCAAGTGTCCCAGCAGCTTCTCCACAATGACGGCGACGTTTACGGGATTTGTGATTTTCACGAGCAAGTCGAgagtcttcctcttcaacgtgtcgtcgctgtcttcgaGGCAATCGACAACAACCAGCTGGTGCTGCGTCGCGTAGGCGGGAGAAACCTACAGCCGCGAGGAAACACATATATCAGCAGAATGATCTTTCTCTGTTAGCCAAGCGATGCGTGACTGAAGTGCTGAACGCGAAAAAGCCGGAAGCCTCTCGGGAATCTGTGTCGGAAATCCAGAGGATGAGCATTTTCGCGTGGAATTCAGTGATCCGCTTCTTCAAAGGAGTCTCGAGCCTCGAAGCAAAGCCAACGTTGTCGGTCTCGACCCGCGCCGGTGCACTTTGAtgccagagaagaaagacgcaggggccggaacgcgcgagaaagaaaagagaagaaacaggcaggaggaggagcgaaacaaggagcagaaacagacgtggagagaaaggaagaaagagcacATGCCCAGTGAGAAAGtcaaggcagagaagcggatGCAGCGAGCAGAGTGGAGGCGTGGAGAGATGCGCAGCGAGGCTTGAAACGTAAGTCTGTGTGTTTTGCCTTGGGCCTCACGGAAGAGTTAGGTCTATCTATTTACACTAACGATAATGGATTTGGTAATGGTGTCTTTATACAGGGCGAGCTCTGGATCTTCTCCGAGCGCTGACTCACTTGCACGACCGCAGCCAGGCCAGTGACCCCGACGTAGCGCAGATTGTTGTTCTCCGCGGAAATGAAGCGGCTGATGCTGCAACCGGCGACATCGAGGAGTTTCGGGTAAGGATACAGAGCAGCTATCGTTCGGACGCACTCGTAGATGACGGCGTAGGCGACATTCACCCCCGCTGCGTCCGCGCGTCGCATCACCTCTTGCAGTAGCTCGTAGACCTCTTCAGAGGCCCGCTGGTCTCCCGCCGCCAGCgtcgacaggagagagagaatcttgatctgaaaagaaaacgaagtgAAAAGCGATAcgtgagagagacgccaagagaggaagccCTCCCGCGGGACTCGTCATtagtcttctttccccttttttctaCACTCGCGTCCCTGTTTTTGTTCTTGaccgtctgtttcttcctctttttcccgccttttgtctcctctccttttctccttctttccccccttttcgcACCTGAATCCACGGGGCAGGGACTCGGTGGTACTCGTAGTCTTTGGGCAGTTTTCGGTCGATGATTTGCTTCAAGATGGAGACGAGCGAAGACACCAGATCGCGCCAGGCCGCGACGTTCTTCGCTGCGAGGCGGTGAAtgacgtggagagagacagccatCACGGAGGGATCTGCGTCGCACAGCGCTCgcctcatcttctctctcagacCCTCCATGACCTCGGAGTCAAAGTCGTCGTcctcgagggcggcgcgcgcaGGCTTCAGCGACGCTGCGAGCTTCGCGCGACGCTCTTGTTGGCGCTCTTTCAAGTCGAGGACTTTGTGGACTGCCAtcaccgccttcttccggaCTGCTGCATGCGGATGTTGCaggagcgacgagagcgaaggcaacAGCGCAGGGAGCATCTCGGCCGTCAGCAGACGAGCCACGCAGTGAAGCGCCGACTGCACATTCAAGATGTTTGGGGAAGCGAGATcctgaaaaaaacgagaaacgtGCGGCGCCTTCGAGATGAAACCAGGCTTTTTGCGAGCCTGGAGTGGAGTGTGCACAGGGACAGACAGACGAAATCCCAGGAGATGCGAGTCGCCATCGAAGAACTGACAGCGACCAGGGGGATTGGAGGGTGAACGGGCGGTTCCTCCACCTAGAGACGctcgagaaaggaaacggggaaagTGCAAAGACAACAAAGTGGGGAGCGAACAGGGTCTCGGGACGAACGCTCTCTACCTTTTGAATCGTGTTGATGAGGAGAAGCATCAGTTCGTTGTCCTCGCTGAGGAAGAGATTGCAGGCCAAGTAGCCTGCAGCACCGCAAAAGAGAATCCAGCATTCGCCGCGAGGTAAAGGACCGAGGAACAAACAAAACGAAAGCAAGTCGACACCAAAAAACTCTACTTCTGTCTCAACAGGTCTGTTGCCTCTGTCCCCTGCGGGATCCTAGGCCAGTCGCGCATCTGCGGGCGAGGCACGCGTCCACACATCAAAGATGCCAGACTTTTGTGAAAGCGAACGTCGTTTCGCCCAGCACAGGCCCAGACGCACGGATGATTTCCAGcaaaagtggagagacgcaaaagcAAATGTGCGCGAAAGCAAACGCGCGTTCTTCACAGGACACGCTGCTCTCCACATTTGTGTCTGTTGAGTGTAGGGGTgtcgaaggcgcgagaggaggatCGCGAAGGCTGGTGAGAACCGGACGCCTATCCACACAGCAAGGTCGAGCATGCCGCATGCGCCGGGAGCaaacgaggcaggcagaaaaGGGGCCTTACCGAGCCTCTTGGCTTTGATGTTGTTGGTTTGGTTTGTCATCTTCACCGCGTGGAAGTGGGCGAACGAGGCGTCGTGGCCGAGAAGTTCCACGTACAAACTCCGAATCAACAACTCCTGCATCTTTTGCtgagcagaaaaaacagtgATCACCGCAGGCAGTCTGCGCGCCAGAAACGTCCCAGCCGCTTTCAGGGATTTTTTTTTCAGCGATGCCGTGTCGAGGGATCGCCGAAACTGACGGAAGCAGGGCGTCATGACGAAGATCAactttctgccttctctgttcgagagagacggctcCGCTTACCGGGGAGATGTTCGGCTCATTAAGCTTCACCTTCAAAGTGGCGATTTCGTTGGCGACAATGCGGTCTTCCTCCTGACGAATAAGCGCATCGgcacagagaagcgacacagcGAAAACACGAAGGgtgagaggcaggcgaaaaagagagaggaaggcgagcgaagaagcgaccgggaagaaggcgggggaaagaagcgaatgACGGATCGCGAGGGCGAAAAAGACGCTCACGAGACggcagcagaggcgccgaTCTCGCCAAGAtgggagagcgacagagacagaggaaacgagagaagcgacagcagagaagcacAAACACAGACAAGGTGAtaagagaagagagaggcgacaagtgggagaaggagggagagacggaatgGAGAAAGTAGCCGTGACAGCAAGAACCGACGTGCCCGGTCGGTCCACGAAAAAGTGCAAAGGAGGAAGGgggcgaaaagaggaaagataTGAAGAGGTTACCTGTTTTGATCTGGCCTCTCCAATGGCCTTGATCAGGTGGAAAAACTCTTTGCTGACGTTTGACCCGGCGGCATTCATTTTGTCGACAAAAGAAGAATGTGAGCAGACACCCAAGGCAGGTGTATTTCGGCCTCCCGGCACCAGCCGCGTCCTTTGTTATTTCTCGAGGTTTCCTATTTCCTCAACGAAACCACGCATCTCAAagacgcctccgcctcgtAAACGCCACACCCAAATTCGTTCTCCCGATTCTGCTTCAAAATAAGCACGCCTTCCTAAATCGCATCTCCAGTCTCAACATTCACGCGTATATACGTAGagatacatacagatatatacatataatgATAGAGAGATGGtcacagacagagacagagaaaaggagagctACGGTGCACCTTCTTTAGCCGTTCACATTTGAAAATCCGAAcgttcctgcttcctctgcgaCACGTGCTCCTGTGCGTGCGGCGCTCccggggtgtacatacacccagAGACCCCGAGGGAAAGCAGGAGACTGGAGGTTCCCAAAAAAGGCCACTATCGCGTCCGCTCTCTGATAGGCGGCCTCGCCATGGTGGAGCGCCTCTCTTGCGACCGAAGATTGGAGAATGCAAAGACAAACACAGGACGGAGCTTCGGAATTGCCTTGCGGCACACGCCCGCAGGCGGCAGAGTAacaaggagaggcagagacgcaggaaccACTCGCGTGTCCGTTCCTGAGAAAGGTCTTTgggcgggggaagaagaggtgcaagaaacgaaaagaaacagaagagaaagaaaagacgaaagatgCGAGATCGtgatgaagaggagaaatagtagacagaggagagagtcgGACGAAGCTACGAAAGAACAGAAACTGAAAAGACAGGGGAACGCGAGAACCAATAGGAGACCCAGATGAGAGTTTTGAGGGGAGTGGACGGCGCGCGTCGACGGCAGCCTTGAAaagcgaaggacgaggcaAACACGAGCGTTGTTGCCCTTTTGCAGGAATCCGCGAAAGGACAGAAGTGgatgtgtacatacagcaggacagaggagagaatgCTGAGTTCTGCTTCAGGGGAAACCGCTGTGTTTTCTGAAAGAGTTGCCCCTCCTCTCCCAGTGTGTGTACGGTGATGTCACTTCACCGACAGAGAAACTGTCGCGGAAAGCGCCGGAGTTTTGGCAGAGCGCGAACAGGAGGCCGCAGCTTGTCTTTCATCTACCGCCCAAATGGAGAGTCTTTTCGACACCTTCCGCTAGGTccaaaggaaggaagaagtaAATCTTAcgaggagaagggaggaaaggaaacaaaatGCATGTGCGGCAAGCGCACGAGCGAAGCctggaagaaacagaaaagaccCTGTGCAGCGTGAAGTCGAGAAGTCGCATTCGGAGATCGCGAGAACACCGCCGACCCGGGCGCCTTTTGAATTTCCCTttcgacagagaaagacacctAAAGAGGCAGCTTGGCTTGTTGGTGTCTTAGTGACAGCCCGGTTCTCTCCCgggaggaaaaaaacagcgCACGATCTCAACTTTTTGTCGATTGCATGCGAAGCCCGCGTCGGAtactgctgtctctctccggcctgccagagacaaaaaaagagagcgcgTGTCTTCTGTGCGGTGGTTGGAGCAAGGCAGTAGAAGATAGCAATCACTCATTTGGTACctctgaagaaggaaatcgTCGAGGGAACAAAGTGAGACACAAAGCTGGAGATTCACCTTGCAGACAGGGCAGAGGATGTCAAGACAAATGGCTCTCCCGTCGGCCAGCGCCGGCGAGCCAtccaggaagaaggcgcccAGGGGGTCACGTGACGCGCAGTGGCAGTTGTTTCAGAAAACGACGGCAAAGGTGGAaagaaccagagagaaaagtcTCACTCGAAGAAAGGAACTcgcgagagggcgagaaagtCACTTGTTTCGGAAAATGGGAGGGCCGTTCACACACCGTGATCTTGCTGAGGTGTTTATGTACACGCCGTGACACGAGGGTAGCCGGGGGGCGGGGAGGGGACTTGTGCAAGTCCCATTCTTTCTGAGCTTTCTCCAcagcttcctctccttttgctGGTCTTTTGCTTTCTGATTCTCTTGCACATAAAAGCCAAGAAGAGCGCTCGCAGCAACGACTCGCGTGGGACATGCAGCGTGTCCACATCAGGAGGCCGGTGAGGCCTTGTTTCGAGTTGACGTACACTGTAGCAGGAAGGCTAGCAGGGCGCAAGGGTATCTAGACTTCTGCTGTGGCCCCCTTCTTTTCACTTCATGTCTGCATTCAAAATCGCATTCTAGCAACGCCAAAACCTAAACGGGAACGTGAACACGGACCAGAACCTTCCGAAGGTTGTCAAtaacacacacacatctggATCTACGTGTACATAGACGCAAGAAAAAGAATGTCTAATATAGATGTCCAag
This region of Neospora caninum Liverpool complete genome, chromosome VI genomic DNA includes:
- a CDS encoding adaptin N terminal region domain-containing protein: MNAAGSNVSKEFFHLIKAIGEARSKQEEDRIVANEIATLKVKLNEPNISPQKMQELLIRSLYVELLGHDASFAHFHAVKMTNQTNNIKAKRLGYLACNLFLSEDNELMLLLINTIQKDLASPNILNVQSALHCVARLLTAEMLPALLPSLSSLLQHPHAAVRKKAVMAVHKVLDLKERQQERRAKLAASLKPARAALEDDDFDSEVMEGLREKMRRALCDADPSVMAVSLHVIHRLAAKNVAAWRDLVSSLVSILKQIIDRKLPKDYEYHRVPAPWIQIKILSLLSTLAAGDQRASEEVYELLQEVMRRADAAGVNVAYAVIYECVRTIAALYPYPKLLDVAGCSISRFISAENNNLRYVGVTGLAAVVQVSPAYATQHQLVVVDCLEDSDDTLKRKTLDLLVKITNPVNVAVIVEKLLGHLRATVDAHLRANLVQKIIMLAERYSPDPRWFLETILCVLEVSGPSLPLASSGANSGALRGLAGVSTAGNLAAGLCYSTAYSLLQLVAEGPTENEETDREFREYAVNDMVALLERKKLVIPDVLMQVVSWVLGEFGGYCHAGESVIDLLASCLERTYEDPTTQAWILSAILKLCVFYGRCALGSGAAVDARSSTEQGRSKARGLPAGLLHLLQKQQRQLATPPEVQERCFRGLLLLQLVPWQVLRDVFPFDASTEDVQVDRNLPFLNEPVAPSLNFAPYAPPRAPSTAVVGAHARGAAERVSPSTGLNGAGTAAGRGPDEAAEEKGGFQVQVGVEAGGRAFVPAATPQARPMTARELTAAALFSGTTSVPVSGVSSSRGLPLGNNPRSSSSAVSSVGSLSGLSKVGDRRGEEEEWRRMHATWGTSGGRGDTEERVGAGQRGASAADVSDASVDLLGLGSPRRASEAPNGDGGDAARLGGARKGEKRESPSLIDVLSIDFHAQDGAAGASNGERGGDKVQRTVASLLPLQTSTAEVGERWASLPGEASLSVPCVSASGVTRSCQEFLTNVLQQAIPLHVVEVIGDEAITAARTPLGGDGVVYVHLKVKDQVASFIIKASTPQ